AGTCGGAGTCGGGGTGTCAATCTTTACCTCTTGTTAAGGCTGGGAAGGAAACCTACAAAAAGTGAGCCAGTGCACCAGCACTGCCTGggcctgcagagagcctgagcacaacactgtgtgggggaggaggggaatcttCCCAAGTGTGACCAACACAACGATGCTGCCTGAGGCTGTCGAGAGCCTGAGCCACGAGCCCTGTGAACTGCTCCATATCCGGGTCACagggctgaggctgtggggggatTGGCCATGCTGGGGGTCACTCCTGCCCATGCGGGGGCAGCCGGGCCCTGCAGACTTTGCCCCTGGCCTTGCTGGGCCTTGTGTCGTGCTGAGATTTGGGGGCTTGGCCTCACTGGGGCTTGGCCCTCCGGGCTActgtgttttcccccttccagggcaGCAAAATCTCTCCAGACCAACtatccagctgcctttccaggCTGCTCTCTAACCTAAGACTATGCCCCTTTACCAGTAGTGggcaggggaacccgggcccatgCATTACTCCAgggtccagcccagggaccctctatcCGGCAACCCCGGTCTGCTCACTCCCAGACCCCACTGCAATTTCCCCATGCTCCTTCCTATGTCTCTCTTTCTTGGTGTTCTGGCCCAGCCGTGGGTGTCCAACTCAAGCTCCCAACTCCCATGGGGTGACTGCAGCctgctgtccctgcagcctgtttctgctggcagcttcctggctttataccagccctgcctgttccttctcAGATGGGCTCCACCATCAACCCAGGGTCACTTAGCAGGGGCGTGAGGGGGGAAATGTTCCCTGGACCTTGGTAGCTCTTCCAGGCTCCTCCTGCTCCAAACTAGGACAGCCAACTGGCTGTCCTGACACCCCCTATCCACATGCAAACCCTCTCAAGTTGCTTTCAAGATGGCTAGTTGTGgaatggggaggagagagcagaaCCAGCTGGGCTAGTAGCAGTGGGGAgttcatccccaccccaccccccaatccaTGTCCACCAGATTGGACTGGAGACACCACCATCCATTGGCATCTGCGGCACCTCACCTCCGCCTTAGGGAAATCCCCCGTTCCCTGGCCAGCCTGCTGGATTTCTCAGCAGCTCCAGTGCTGTAGCATGGCGGGGTTTTGGCCATCAGCTCTGCTGGAGGAGCTCCGTGGAGTGATGCTTGTAGGGCATCTGGCCTGGGGTCTGTGGGAAAGACGATGGGGCTAAGAGGCGGGTTGGGCAAAGAGCATTTATTTCAGATCGAGACAGACATCGTTAGCACGATTAGAAAATAGAGGATAACCCCTGAAAAACACAGTGCTAGGAAAACGGGGGGGCGGgtgtgggaaagggagggagCACTAGGAGGCCACTCCCATTTCAGCCACTGTGCCTCTGGCACTGGAGTGGGGCCACTAACAATACAATCTACCAAAGACAAATGTGGTAAAGTACCTGGCACTGCatgtctcccccaccctgccccagcatgTCCCCGTGCCATGGCAGCGTGACGGAGCCCATCCTCAGAGATCGGCCCCTCCTTGCTCTCTGTGCCCAGTGGAGCAGGTGCCTTGTTGTAAGGAGAGAGGGGACAGCGACCGGGAGCGAACCCAAGTATCCCCCGTGCGGCATCCATCAGAGAGGAGGCCACAACAGCCCCAAGACACAGTGGGCACAGCTCTCCATGGGGCCCAAAGGCTCCTGGGACAGTCCCGCGAGGTCATGGCCAAGCCACTTGGGATGCCAATTCTACCTCACTGCATGGCCCTGTGGGCGTGCCAGCTGCCCCCTTGTTGAGTGGCACATCGGGGACTGGCCACAATCGCACCCCCAGGAAGAGGCGGCTGGGAGTTGCTGGAAGGTGACCTGTGGCTGGAGACGCTGCCAGCCCCGAGGGGCCAAGCTCCGGTGCCTGTCTGAAAAATCAAATTTGTCAACGAATAATAATTAGGGGGCATGGTCAGGGGGGACGGGACCCACCTTGTGGTTCTGAGCTTGGCTGGGGAAAGCGCCGGCTCCCTACGGGTGTGAGAGCATCTGGGGTTCAGCCTGGAATGCACCCCACCCCctagggctgggggctgcctctctccccacaccaCCCAGCCTCTCTGCTGTCTGCCCCTGGTTTCCCTGCTTTTTCCTTTCCAACCCTCCACTTGTTccttcctgcccaccccccccgGGGCTCCCCTCACTCTCCTACCCCTCATCTGACCCTGAGCCATtcctcagcctctctctgccacccacccccatctccctctgagccctgcctcctgcccctacACCTCCATATCTCcctgtccccctcctgccctgcctcagcctttcctcctacccctcttccagcccccccatcctcctcctgcccctgtgATCTCCCTCCTGTCCTTCAGgctgcccccagcctccctgctgcccccacctgcccctctgaCCTCTCAGCTCTCCACATTTCCCTgcaaccccttcctgccctctatatcccacatccctgccccccccagatcCCTGTGACCCTTCAACCTTtctgccccccacatccccctgcccccattcccacaTCCCCCTGCCCTTGTTTCCTGCCCCCTGGCCCCCTCAATGGGTCGTTGTAGGGAGGGGGCACGCTCTACAGCACAGGCTGGTTTCATtcgtggccccccccccccaaaacaggaGAGAGCAGCCATTTTGACTGAGGGAAAATGGCCAGCTCcctcagggtgtgtctacactgcacactaagcctggctctgactcaggtttgagacCCAGGCCCCCCTGCCGTCCACACACATGTTGGTCTGACTTGGTTCAGCAAGCGCTCAGggcccagggccctgctggggtgggggtgggtcccAGCCAGAGTCCTGCTGCGACACGGGTCTTAGCCCCGGTAtcttgcagtgtggatgcagctcaagctgcagccccAAGGCAGAAGGGCCACgcagtgcagtgtggacatgcTAGCCCAGCTGGGGGATCGGGGCCAGCATTTGTAAACTCAGGTTTACAACGCAGACGGTGTGGGCTTGGACACACAGAGTGCACAGGCCCAGCTCCTCCAGACccaggtttacagtgcagtgtgtACACAGCCTCCATGCGGAGATGGGGCAGAGGCCAGAAAtatcctcctgcagcctctgtgctCCTCTGACAACCCCACAGAGACCTGCTGGTCCCACAGCAAGTGCACCCCTCTTCCAAGGTTCGGGATCAAAACCTCCTCCCTCACATGTGCGTGTCTGTGTTtgtatctctgtctctctcacatacacacacatgcacaaggagggttctctctcacacgcacacgcAGGAGGGTTCTCACATGCATGCAGGAGGAGGGTTCTCTTTCACACACGCGCACGaggattctctctcacacacacacaaggaggtTTCGCTCTCTCATACACACGCGGGACACACACAAggaggtttctctctctctctctctctcacacacacacacacgtttcactctagggttgccaacccttcaggattgtcctggagtatccagaaattaaagatcaatctttaattaaagattatgtcatgtgatgaaacctccaggaatatgtccagccaaaattggcaaccctatttcacacacacacacacacacggaagtttcagatacaaacacacacaggaggaggtttcacacacacacaaggtttcatacagacacatgcacataggaagtttcacacacacacaggagaggcGGCttcacatacacatgcacacacggaGGTTTCACACCTGCACACATGGCAGgaagtctctcacacacactcgaggaggtttcacacacacataagaatggccacactggttcggaccaaaggttcatctagcctagtatcctgtctcctgacagtggcctatgccaggtgccccagagggaacgaacagaacagggaatcatcaagtgatccatcccgtcacccattcccagcttctggcaaacagaggctcgggacaccatccctgcccatcctggctaatagccattgatggacctatcctccatgaatgtatctagctctttttttaaccctgttatagtcttggccttcacaacatcctctggcagagttcCACACACACACGGATATACACACATAAGGAGgtttatcacacacacactcatggaTAAGTAGGAGGAAGTTTCACACATGACATTTCACACACATGAATGGACGGACATCCACATGAGgtttcacacacacacggacacacaaggaggtttctcacacacacacacggacacataaggaggtttctctctctctcacacacacacacacacagaggcacaaaaggtttctcacacacacacacgctgttcTTGTCTTGGCACGCTGCCTGTGCGTGCTCTCACACCATGTCTACACTGAGGGAAGCAGCTTGGCCTGGCTGTTCCAGACTAACTTCTCCACGCTGGCTAGTGCCGTCTGACAGAGCTATTCCGGATTCACTCCCTGGACCAGGCTGGCCTGCTCCTCTGAGGGCCAGCACCCTGGGGCTGGCTCGCCCTGCTGGGAAGGGGTGAGGCCAAGCCTGGCAAGGGCTGAGGGGGCTAGCGCCTGTGACCGGCCTGGCAGAGCAGAAGGCATCTGAGCCTGCcaccagggctgggcaggggggttgCTTTGGGGGCAGAGTGATTGTCCTGGGATTGAGTCCCTTTTCCCTCGGAAGAGTGCGCCCACCTGGGGCTGCAGTTTCAGTCAATCTCTCTGTCCGAACGAGGTTTTAGATAGGGCTGGATCATCGTCCGTTCGCAGGGCAGACTGGCTGCGGGGCCGGTGATACTGTGTGCTCCCCAGGGGGCCCACGTTACCATCCACGCCCCAAGGATGCCCGGAATCCAACTCTGGGTCAGATCCTCCTGTACGGTTGTTGCAGCAGCTTGGATGTGGGCACAGGGAATGCTGCTCCCCTCTCGGTTCCCAACCGTAGCCCAGGGGGGTAGGAGCATGTCAGTGTGTGTCAGCGGGGGCACCAGCTCTCCCTCCGGGGGACGAGCACCCCAGAGAGTGGCAGTGTGGGAATTGGTGCCCCCTTGGTTCCCACGCCCTCCCCGGAAGATGGTGCACTCTGGGAAGAGGTGGCATAGGAGCTGGCACTCCCTGAGTCCCACACCCCCCATGGGCGAGGAGTGCCCCAGCAGGAGCGGGCGTGACAGCTGACACCCCCTCAGTTCCCCATACGGGAGAGACACCCCACAAGGTGGCAGTGTGGGAACTGGTGCCCCTGATTCCCATGCCCTCTCCTCCCATGATGGAGGAGGGCACTGGGGGCGTGGGAACCAAGGGGCAGTGGTTCACGCTCTACGCCGGGGCAGCTACTCCTGGTGGGTCCTCTGGTGGCGGAGGAGGTGGGAGGTGGCTCCGAAGCCCTTCCCGCAGTCGGCGCACTTGTAGGGGCGCTCGCCGGTGTGAGTGGCCCGGTGTCGGGCCAGGTGGGCGTCGCGGGTGAAGGCTTTGCCGCAGACCCCGCACTCAAAGGGCTTCTCGCCCGTGTGGGTGCCCTGGTGCCGGGCCAGGTGGGCGCTGCGGGTGAAGGCTTTGCCACAGACGCCACACTGGAATGGCTTCTCGCCAGTGTGGACGAGCTGGTGCCGGGTCAGGTGGGCGTCGCGGGTGAAGGCCCTGCCACATATGCCGCACTGGTAGGGACGCTCGCCAGTATGGGTGCCATGGTGCCGGGTCAGGTGGGCGTTGCGCCCGAAGGCTTTCCCGCAGTAGGTGCACTTGTAGGGGCGTTCGCCGGAGTGGGTCTCCTGGTGCCGGGCCAGGTGGGCGCTGCGCCCAAAGGCTTTCCCGCAGTGGGTGCAGGCGTAGGGGCGCTCGCCCGCCGGCGGTGGAGCCAGGGCCGGGCCCTTGCCACGGTGGCTGCAGGCATAGGAGCGCTGCTCTCCGCCTGAGTGGGTGCCCAGGTGCCGGGTCAGGTGGGAGCTGCGCCGGAAGCCCTTGCCGCAGTACGGGCACGTGTTGGCCTTCTCACCCATGGGCGTGGCTGGTGGGGGGCTCCAGCAGCCTGGGGTTATGGGCGTGGCCAATCCTCCAACGAGCCTATGTGCAGCCTGGCTTCGCTACCAGGACTGTTCCCTTTGGCTCTTCCCAGGCAGCTTCAGGGCTCCCCTTCTTTCTTCCCTGCTTCCTGTGAGGACAGAGAATCTAGCCGTGAgttgctcctgctgccccattTCTGGTgagaggcagcgtggcctagcgGATAGAGCACCGGGACTCAGGgcacctggcttctattcccggTTCTGGCCTCCTGGGCGACCatcctgctccgtgcctcagtttccccacttgtacaATGGGGATTACACTACTGAGCTCCATCGTCAAGGGCTTTGAACTCTATGGATGGAAAGCACTgggcattattattaatataggaCCAAGGCCCAGCAGCTGAGCCTGGAATCAGCTGTCTCCAGGCTGTCTCACGAGTACATCTGAGTGCGAGCAGAGCTGCTTGGTGGCCGGCTGGCCTGACTGGCTGATGGGGAGCCAGCGGGCCCTTGCTTTGAAGCTCAGCAGCAGGTTGCTGGCTGCTTAACGCTTATGCCGGCCACTGTgactgctcctgccccagtctTGCCTCCCAGCCTTCTTCCTGTCCTGCTCTGGTCTGCTCCTTGCCTGGTTTCTGCTCGGATGGGTGACAGCACAGGAACCAGCACCCCCTCATTCCCACCTTGACAATCAGCTGTGTGAAACTTCGGTTgactggcagttccaaaaaaattggggaaaaacaaATCATTTTTGGGTCaaccccaaaatgatttttttttaaatgttggtgaATCTTTTAAAAATCGAAACAATAATTGTTTTGGGTCAAGTGAAATCTTTCCGTCAATCCAAAACATTTTGAGTCGctttcaagattttttaaaaaaatgcatttgtcttttaaaaataaaatagaaggcAGATCCTAACTGAAAAGTTATTTCAGCCAGCAATTCATATAGAAAATGTCATAAGGAAACTTTGGAGTTTTGGg
This is a stretch of genomic DNA from Chelonia mydas isolate rCheMyd1 chromosome 23, rCheMyd1.pri.v2, whole genome shotgun sequence. It encodes these proteins:
- the LOC102943580 gene encoding zinc finger protein 391; the encoded protein is MGEKANTCPYCGKGFRRSSHLTRHLGTHSGGEQRSYACSHRGKGPALAPPPAGERPYACTHCGKAFGRSAHLARHQETHSGERPYKCTYCGKAFGRNAHLTRHHGTHTGERPYQCGICGRAFTRDAHLTRHQLVHTGEKPFQCGVCGKAFTRSAHLARHQGTHTGEKPFECGVCGKAFTRDAHLARHRATHTGERPYKCADCGKGFGATSHLLRHQRTHQE